In Aegilops tauschii subsp. strangulata cultivar AL8/78 chromosome 3, Aet v6.0, whole genome shotgun sequence, one genomic interval encodes:
- the LOC141042674 gene encoding putative F-box protein At1g12855, producing MSDAAAASLPNDVIFDILSRTPVRSVCRFRCVSRGWRALITSDPAFHAAHRSRHTDPFLVDTGNFRRGSQPCIRIRDMDGNVVRVIEGVGGLGMRSTTSLDDLVCVHSDSDQDGVHVVDPATGEVLATSPAREVLTDDDGTVTRLYYPCFAIGRAGAAPSDAYKMVRLSRAGATCDVLTIGDLTARWRKARAHPFPNYAPDTFAPPVAINGISCTS from the coding sequence ATGTCAGATGCCGCGGCGGCGTCGCTACCTAACGACGTCATCTTCGACATCCTGTCTAGGACGCCCGTGAGGTCCGTCTGCCGGTTCCGATGCGTGTCGAGGGGCTGGCGAGCCCTAATTACATCGGACCCGGCCTTCCACGCCGCGCACAGGTCCCGCCACACCGACCCGTTCCTCGTCGACACCGGAAACTTCCGACGAGGATCGCAACCTTGCATACGGATCCGCGACATGGACGGCAACGTCGTCAGAGTGATCGAGGGCGTCGGCGGCCTTGGGATGCGAAGCACGACGAGCCTCGACGACCTCGTCTGCGTCCACAGCGATTCTGACCAAGACGGCGTCCACGTCGTCGATCCGGCCACCGGGGAGGTGCTCGCGACCAGCCCAGCGCGAGAGGTACTAACAGACGATGATGGCACCGTCACCCGCCTCTACTACCCATGTTTCGCCATCGGCCGTGCCGGTGCCGCCCCGTCCGACGCATACAAGATGGTCCGGCTCAGCCGAGCCGGCGCCACCTGCGACGTCCTCACAATAGGGGATCTCACTGCACGATGGAGGAAGGCACGGGCACATCCGTTCCCAAACTATGCCCCGGATACCTTTGCTCCTCCTGTCGCCATCAATGGTATATCATGTACGTCATGA